In the Candidatus Paceibacterota bacterium genome, one interval contains:
- a CDS encoding class I SAM-dependent methyltransferase, giving the protein MSKLIPSFWYLLREKMKGRNFIYEFYFKGKRTIDVGCGGGQFLAFDKKLIHGVDLNEVVVQKLASDGFMVKVASADKIPYEDGKFEMAHCHNVIEHLIPKTAHGMLCESARVLKRGGMLVLSSEVITRKFWGTFGHTRPYPPSAVKKLLREDSREEFEPISSLEWVGVFYLGDYYSNRVMYLISAFLGYYTPLFRREYFLVLRKK; this is encoded by the coding sequence ATGAGTAAACTCATTCCAAGTTTTTGGTATCTCTTAAGAGAGAAGATGAAAGGACGAAATTTTATTTACGAGTTTTATTTCAAAGGTAAAAGAACTATTGATGTTGGTTGTGGTGGCGGTCAATTTTTGGCATTTGATAAGAAATTGATACACGGTGTAGATCTGAACGAAGTTGTGGTCCAAAAACTGGCTAGCGATGGTTTTATGGTCAAAGTTGCTAGTGCCGATAAGATCCCGTATGAAGATGGGAAGTTTGAAATGGCTCATTGTCATAATGTTATAGAACATCTTATCCCTAAGACCGCTCACGGAATGTTATGCGAATCTGCAAGAGTTCTGAAAAGGGGCGGTATGTTGGTACTTAGTTCCGAAGTTATAACCAGAAAATTTTGGGGAACTTTCGGTCACACCAGACCTTATCCTCCAAGTGCTGTTAAAAAATTGTTACGCGAAGATAGTAGGGAAGAATTTGAACCGATTTCCAGCCTTGAATGGGTCGGAGTATTTTATTTAGGTGATTATTATTCCAACAGAGTTATGTATTTGATTTCCGCTTTTCTGGGTTATTACACACCACTTTTCAGACGGGAATATTTTTTGGTTTTGAGAAAAAAATAA
- a CDS encoding GtrA family protein, producing MVDWTIKKYIELNDKYPTHTKLVRFLISGGTATFVNIALLYVFTDVFDIWYITSAIMAFVIAFVVSFTLQKFWTFQDMSKEGMHRQAIIYFTMASFNLCLNAGLLYLCVEYIGLHYLSAQILISILIAIENYFVYQFLIFRRTILIKP from the coding sequence ATGGTTGATTGGACAATAAAAAAATATATAGAATTGAATGATAAATATCCAACGCATACGAAGTTGGTCCGCTTTTTGATTTCTGGTGGTACAGCTACTTTTGTAAATATTGCTTTGTTGTATGTTTTTACTGACGTATTTGATATATGGTATATAACATCTGCAATAATGGCTTTCGTTATTGCTTTTGTTGTTAGTTTTACTCTTCAGAAGTTTTGGACATTCCAAGATATGTCAAAAGAGGGTATGCACCGTCAGGCTATTATATATTTTACGATGGCATCTTTTAACCTTTGTCTGAATGCTGGTTTATTGTATTTATGTGTTGAATATATTGGCCTTCATTATTTATCTGCTCAGATTTTGATAAGCATTTTGATTGCAATTGAAAATTATTTCGTTTATCAGTTTTTGATTTTTAGAAGGACTATTTTGATAAAACCATGA
- a CDS encoding glycosyltransferase family 39 protein, whose amino-acid sequence MIIPESRLFSYSKELRVILILLLTFFVIRISGVSISYYQDEWKNVSSASSVESAGAFFAHPPLMQMWFVAGYAIFGENNFRLFPILFSAMTLVLLYIVVRKRFDNTTALLSASLFTVVFYSIWGSLMVDVDGPVMPLLFLLAVYCYDESNLSADNSKRKWFILLLLSCLAGFLIKLSFILVVGVFLLDYVWTNWRSLTLKKWVVLAGSLGGFGIIYVVALYVIQAIYPAFSIDFMLGHANQFVPDIGRDYTQIVVQGVKAIYYLSPLLIVPLLFLSKEIFRKTRIFFIYLLVGFLFYFVIFDFSRGVLDKYLIFATIPLAVISGAIFASLFKNFKPSLKSLKIPIIISVVVAVILIAINFLPHAVMPLYPKTEWFSRVLHGQWNFLNPFNGGSGPIGFYVSFLFIAVSFIFSAVVGLVGLIKKDWRQSCAIILIAIGLVYNIVLAEELMFGKINGNSTKLLATAVSFITKTDSIKKVMSYNSIGIRELSPTGKWYMRFYAAPQFESNHRKVFADFKGQYLVVDIPHISESIFYGKFLAKCDVIFESRSGKITARVYDCLDSKKIIDSI is encoded by the coding sequence ATGATTATTCCAGAATCAAGATTATTTTCTTATTCAAAAGAATTGAGAGTTATTCTTATATTATTACTAACCTTTTTTGTGATAAGGATATCGGGTGTCTCCATATCTTATTATCAAGATGAATGGAAAAATGTATCCTCGGCTTCAAGTGTTGAATCGGCTGGAGCTTTCTTTGCTCATCCGCCTTTGATGCAAATGTGGTTTGTCGCTGGGTATGCGATATTTGGTGAAAATAATTTTAGACTATTTCCAATACTATTCTCTGCGATGACGCTTGTCCTTCTGTATATTGTTGTGAGGAAAAGATTTGATAATACAACAGCTTTATTGTCAGCATCTCTTTTTACGGTAGTTTTTTATAGCATCTGGGGTTCTCTAATGGTTGATGTTGATGGCCCAGTGATGCCTTTGCTGTTTTTGCTTGCAGTATATTGTTACGATGAGTCCAATCTTTCAGCGGATAATTCTAAGCGTAAATGGTTTATATTACTTCTTTTGTCATGTCTTGCTGGATTTTTGATAAAACTTAGTTTCATTTTAGTTGTTGGAGTTTTCTTATTGGACTATGTCTGGACTAATTGGCGCAGTTTAACTTTGAAGAAATGGGTGGTCTTGGCTGGATCTCTGGGTGGTTTCGGTATAATTTATGTCGTTGCTCTTTATGTCATCCAAGCTATTTATCCTGCATTTAGTATTGATTTTATGCTTGGTCATGCCAATCAATTTGTTCCTGATATTGGAAGGGATTATACACAAATAGTTGTTCAAGGAGTAAAAGCGATTTATTATCTTTCTCCACTTTTGATTGTGCCATTACTATTTTTATCAAAAGAGATTTTTAGAAAAACGCGCATATTTTTCATATATCTTTTGGTCGGTTTTCTATTCTATTTCGTCATCTTTGATTTCTCTAGGGGGGTGTTGGATAAATATTTGATATTTGCGACGATACCTCTCGCTGTTATATCCGGAGCTATTTTTGCCAGTCTTTTCAAGAATTTTAAACCTTCTTTGAAGAGTCTGAAAATACCAATAATTATTTCGGTTGTTGTCGCAGTCATTCTCATTGCTATCAATTTCTTACCTCACGCTGTAATGCCTTTGTATCCAAAGACAGAGTGGTTCTCTAGAGTTTTGCATGGTCAATGGAATTTCCTTAACCCGTTCAATGGTGGTTCTGGTCCAATTGGCTTCTACGTTTCTTTCTTATTTATCGCAGTCTCGTTTATCTTTTCAGCAGTAGTGGGTTTGGTTGGTCTTATAAAGAAAGATTGGAGACAATCTTGTGCAATTATTCTTATTGCTATTGGTTTGGTTTATAACATTGTTCTTGCAGAGGAACTGATGTTCGGAAAGATTAATGGAAATTCTACAAAATTACTCGCCACAGCGGTTTCTTTTATAACCAAAACTGATTCAATAAAGAAGGTAATGTCATACAACAGTATTGGTATTCGTGAGTTGTCTCCAACTGGGAAATGGTATATGAGGTTTTATGCCGCTCCACAATTTGAGAGTAATCATCGTAAAGTATTCGCTGACTTCAAAGGGCAATATTTGGTAGTAGATATTCCACATATAAGTGAGAGTATTTTCTATGGAAAGTTCTTGGCTAAATGTGATGTTATTTTTGAATCTAGATCAGGAAAGATAACCGCTAGAGTTTATGATTGTCTGGACAGTAAGAAGATTATTGATAGTATATAA
- a CDS encoding glycosyltransferase, with protein MKKDFWKRYYYDYLDSFVSFLVPVNAKVLHLNQNEFDTANLFSNSSKYDYVVTSDTLGNIRDIELFLRGTKKMLTDDGRVVITQYNALWEPILRLASALGLRKAVIEQNWLSMLDLKNFAYLAGFEVIKSGTKLILPVYIPILSFVCNKFLMNIWPFSHLGLFHYIVARKSGLKTGDKPSISIVVPARNEAGTIEKIARELPELGSFTEIIFIEGNSTDNTYSEIQRVVKIFGKTKKIKFAKQSGKGKGDAVRKGFDMATGDILAIYDADMTVPADEVVKFYEAIVSNKGDFINGSRLVYPMQKESMRVLNFFGNKFFSLAFSWILGQPLKDTLCGTKVLWRSDYEKIKQGRTFFGDFDPFGDFDLLFGAAKLNLKIIDMPVHYGERVYGTTNISRWKHGWLLLKMTVFASKKMKFL; from the coding sequence ATGAAGAAAGACTTTTGGAAAAGATACTATTACGATTATTTAGATTCCTTCGTTTCTTTTCTTGTACCTGTAAATGCAAAAGTTCTTCATCTAAATCAGAATGAATTTGATACGGCAAATCTTTTCTCAAATTCTTCTAAGTATGATTATGTGGTCACTTCTGACACTCTGGGTAATATTCGTGATATAGAGTTGTTCCTAAGGGGAACCAAGAAAATGCTTACAGATGACGGAAGAGTTGTTATAACTCAATATAATGCCCTTTGGGAGCCTATTTTGAGGCTTGCTTCTGCTTTGGGGTTGAGAAAAGCCGTTATAGAACAGAACTGGCTTTCAATGTTAGATCTAAAAAACTTTGCTTATTTGGCTGGTTTTGAAGTTATAAAATCTGGTACAAAATTGATTTTACCTGTTTATATTCCGATCCTATCATTCGTTTGTAATAAATTTTTGATGAATATTTGGCCATTTTCTCATCTTGGTCTTTTTCATTATATTGTTGCAAGAAAGTCCGGATTAAAGACAGGTGATAAACCATCTATATCTATTGTTGTCCCTGCTAGGAATGAAGCTGGAACAATAGAAAAAATAGCTAGAGAATTGCCAGAATTAGGTTCGTTCACAGAAATAATTTTTATTGAGGGTAATTCAACCGATAACACTTATTCTGAAATACAAAGAGTTGTAAAGATTTTTGGTAAGACAAAGAAAATCAAGTTTGCAAAACAAAGTGGAAAAGGAAAAGGTGATGCTGTCAGAAAAGGTTTTGATATGGCAACTGGTGATATTCTCGCTATATATGATGCTGATATGACAGTTCCAGCTGATGAAGTCGTCAAATTCTATGAAGCTATCGTCAGTAATAAAGGGGATTTTATTAATGGGTCTCGTTTGGTCTATCCTATGCAAAAGGAATCAATGCGAGTTTTGAATTTCTTTGGAAATAAGTTTTTCAGTTTGGCTTTTAGTTGGATTTTGGGACAACCACTCAAAGATACACTTTGTGGTACAAAAGTCTTGTGGCGTAGTGATTATGAAAAAATCAAACAAGGCAGAACTTTCTTCGGTGATTTTGATCCTTTTGGTGATTTTGATCTCCTGTTTGGTGCAGCAAAATTAAATTTGAAAATTATTGATATGCCAGTTCATTATGGAGAACGTGTCTATGGCACGACCAACATAAGTCGTTGGAAACATGGATGGTTACTCTTGAAGATGACAGTTTTCGCTTCAAAAAAGATGAAATTTTTGTAG
- a CDS encoding FkbM family methyltransferase, translated as MPKQQALKSDRHASVLTKIIGLLPPSIPAKIYRTASLVPILKTILNKIILSKIPPQINIQEGTIILDQTDVAVSGTLALGSFEDTEIELFRKSLKNGFTVVDIGANIGYYTIIASGHIGSNGKIFAYEPENRNYSFLQKNIEVNRLTNVKAQKIGLSDKKGSNTLYLDPNNKGHHSLVYDKDKPGLTIELDTLDNSLKQFGSPKIDIIKIDIEGAEFLALEGMRETIQKSPNLIIFTEVYPKAMARLGGNAQRYLENLAGLGFSLSLIDENKKDIQPITNIEEFIQTFPKGESFKNIFAVKK; from the coding sequence ATGCCGAAACAACAAGCTCTCAAATCCGATAGACACGCTTCGGTTTTAACAAAGATCATTGGTCTATTACCACCCTCTATACCAGCAAAAATCTACCGTACAGCATCACTTGTACCAATTCTAAAAACAATTCTAAATAAGATCATCTTATCCAAGATCCCCCCACAGATAAATATCCAAGAAGGTACTATCATACTGGATCAAACTGATGTGGCAGTGTCAGGAACACTTGCTCTAGGAAGTTTTGAAGATACCGAGATAGAGCTATTCCGAAAATCACTGAAAAATGGTTTTACCGTAGTTGATATCGGTGCAAATATCGGATACTACACCATAATAGCTAGCGGACACATTGGATCAAACGGCAAAATATTCGCCTACGAACCAGAAAATAGAAACTACTCTTTTCTTCAAAAAAATATTGAGGTCAATAGACTTACAAATGTAAAAGCACAAAAAATTGGTTTGTCCGACAAAAAAGGTTCAAATACATTGTATCTAGATCCAAATAATAAAGGTCATCATTCTCTAGTCTATGACAAAGATAAACCAGGATTAACAATAGAATTGGATACTTTAGATAATTCTCTCAAACAATTTGGTTCGCCAAAGATAGATATTATAAAAATAGACATAGAAGGAGCTGAATTCTTGGCACTAGAAGGTATGCGAGAAACAATACAAAAAAGCCCTAACTTGATAATCTTCACTGAAGTCTATCCAAAAGCCATGGCCAGACTAGGTGGCAATGCTCAAAGATATCTTGAAAACCTAGCGGGACTTGGCTTTTCGCTTTCTCTAATAGATGAAAATAAAAAAGATATTCAACCAATAACAAATATAGAAGAATTTATTCAGACTTTCCCCAAAGGTGAATCATTCAAAAATATTTTTGCTGTCAAAAAATAA